One genomic window of Caldivirga maquilingensis IC-167 includes the following:
- a CDS encoding VWA domain-containing protein translates to MEGNDIEKFISMVLSRVYQYLVNHRDVVSPGSVRSYEYALRDIVANILISGGGNIEERLIRVGVENLYTSVNVNNGADKREILEEAFKYALSLVNDLNMRNDDEINTDEEGLVKGNVGKSQLSPNNDSKDGGTGQLINQELGTGNESSDDVANVIYDVFYGSVGTMNFINLAQLLNMFVNPMAHITEKVKVLRKLARYLASYGLLPHQGKGGSRVFKALDNVAREPTIGNALRVSRFTEHSNYPTYITGVREYRIGDPAYRIDLDKTSMNMVRKTFLNKPMSTRDIVVREYADVKLMDIVLCLDTSGSMKEFSGAYMKMDIAKEAIVKYIRYLSRTNDRLSMVLFNFRADILWGPHSVKKYINEMEEMSRYIYPGGGTNIANALEKARIILSKSNYPNKHIICITDGRTVNASSCIKEAVKLRRMGVTLSTVAVGDNSDFDLLMRLSKIGNGLFIKINDISNLDKALIMDKLGL, encoded by the coding sequence GTGGAGGGGAATGATATTGAGAAGTTCATATCAATGGTACTGAGTAGGGTTTACCAATACCTAGTTAACCACCGGGACGTTGTAAGCCCAGGTTCAGTGAGGAGTTATGAGTATGCGCTTAGGGACATTGTGGCTAACATACTTATTAGTGGTGGTGGGAATATTGAAGAGAGGTTAATTAGAGTTGGTGTTGAGAATCTTTACACATCAGTTAATGTTAACAATGGTGCGGATAAGCGTGAAATCCTTGAGGAGGCGTTTAAGTATGCCTTATCTCTCGTTAATGACTTGAATATGCGTAATGATGATGAAATAAACACTGATGAAGAGGGATTAGTTAAGGGTAATGTAGGTAAGTCACAGTTAAGTCCTAATAATGATAGTAAGGATGGTGGAACCGGGCAATTAATCAACCAGGAATTAGGTACAGGTAATGAGTCAAGTGATGATGTGGCTAACGTCATATATGATGTTTTCTACGGTAGTGTAGGTACCATGAATTTCATTAACCTGGCTCAATTACTTAACATGTTCGTGAACCCAATGGCGCACATTACTGAGAAGGTTAAGGTGCTTAGGAAGTTGGCGAGATACTTAGCTAGTTATGGGTTACTTCCACATCAGGGTAAGGGTGGTTCAAGGGTCTTTAAGGCTCTTGATAATGTGGCCCGTGAACCCACTATAGGTAATGCACTTAGGGTCTCCAGGTTCACTGAGCATTCTAATTACCCAACCTACATAACGGGGGTTAGGGAATATAGGATTGGTGACCCAGCTTATAGGATTGACTTGGATAAGACTTCAATGAATATGGTTAGGAAGACATTCCTCAATAAGCCAATGAGTACAAGGGATATTGTGGTTAGGGAGTACGCGGATGTTAAGTTAATGGATATTGTACTCTGTCTTGATACCTCAGGAAGCATGAAGGAGTTCAGTGGGGCTTACATGAAGATGGACATAGCCAAGGAGGCTATTGTAAAGTACATAAGGTACTTATCTAGGACTAATGATAGGTTATCAATGGTGTTATTCAATTTTAGGGCCGACATACTATGGGGTCCTCATTCAGTTAAGAAGTACATTAATGAAATGGAGGAGATGAGCAGGTACATTTACCCAGGTGGTGGTACTAACATAGCTAATGCCCTTGAGAAGGCTAGGATTATTTTAAGTAAGTCTAATTACCCTAATAAACACATAATATGTATTACTGATGGTAGGACTGTTAACGCAAGTAGTTGCATTAAGGAGGCTGTGAAGTTGAGACGCATGGGTGTGACATTATCAACAGTAGCTGTGGGTGATAATAGTGACTTTGACCTACTCATGAGGTTATCTAAGATTGGTAATGGCTTATTCATAAAGATAAACGACATATCAAACCTCGATAAGGCTCTAATAATGGATAAGTTGGGTCTATAA
- a CDS encoding MFS transporter: MEYKWVVLTNTTLGVIMSSINMYIVLISLPTIFRGLNINPFLPGEFDYLLWVLMGYSIVLASVLVTFGRISDLYGRTRLYTLGFIIFTIASILLSVIPSGSGNLGALLLIVFRMIQAVGGGFLMVNSTALLTDAFPPGERGKALGLNQTAFIIGSFLGIILGGLLSNYDWHLLFLVNVPFAVAGALWSVFKLRRVSSSGIKVKIDYWGNVTLAAGLVLISLGFTYALMPYGNSEMGWLNPYVVLSFIVGVIMLVAFIPIELRQEAPLFNLSLFKVRPFTYGIMALFLSSLARGALMFLLTIWLQGIYLPLHGFSYAETPFWAGIYMLSMLIGMVIMAPIGGALTDKYGARIVATVGMIIIAASLYLLTLLPYNFNLTSFELILFLNGLGNGLFSSPNTTSIMNALHPKDRGAGNGMRQTFSNVGSTISMAMFFSIAMSIFSQYVPVRIHEMALSYGLPADIASSLSKIPASSLLFAAFLGIDPASVLPSTLTANLPASIMKVLDSSTFLPNVLGSPFMMGLRISLYISIVLVVIGAVLSYMRGGRYVYEEAKGKEEAYTA; encoded by the coding sequence ATGGAGTACAAGTGGGTTGTATTAACTAATACAACTCTAGGAGTCATAATGTCATCAATAAACATGTACATAGTCCTCATCTCCCTACCAACAATCTTCAGGGGGTTGAACATTAATCCATTCCTACCCGGGGAGTTTGATTATCTGCTTTGGGTGTTAATGGGGTATAGTATAGTGCTGGCAAGTGTCCTCGTAACCTTTGGAAGAATCTCAGACCTATATGGTAGGACTAGACTTTACACGCTTGGGTTCATAATATTCACCATAGCTTCTATTTTACTCTCAGTGATACCGAGTGGTTCAGGTAATTTAGGTGCATTACTACTTATAGTATTTAGGATGATTCAGGCAGTGGGTGGTGGCTTCCTAATGGTTAATAGTACCGCATTATTAACTGATGCCTTCCCACCAGGTGAGAGGGGTAAGGCATTAGGGTTGAATCAAACAGCCTTCATAATAGGGTCGTTCCTAGGTATAATACTTGGCGGCTTATTATCGAACTATGACTGGCACCTACTCTTCCTAGTTAATGTACCATTCGCAGTGGCTGGGGCACTTTGGTCAGTGTTTAAGTTAAGGAGGGTGAGCAGTAGTGGTATTAAAGTGAAGATTGATTACTGGGGTAACGTAACCCTAGCAGCGGGCCTTGTGTTAATATCCCTTGGCTTCACCTATGCATTAATGCCCTATGGTAATTCTGAAATGGGGTGGCTTAACCCATACGTAGTATTATCATTCATAGTCGGGGTAATTATGCTGGTTGCCTTCATACCAATAGAGCTTAGGCAGGAGGCGCCCCTCTTTAATCTATCATTATTTAAGGTGAGGCCATTCACCTACGGCATAATGGCATTATTCCTCTCATCACTGGCGAGGGGCGCCTTAATGTTCCTATTAACAATCTGGCTTCAAGGCATATACCTACCGCTACATGGTTTCAGTTACGCTGAAACACCATTTTGGGCAGGCATATACATGCTTTCAATGCTCATTGGAATGGTAATAATGGCGCCAATAGGAGGTGCCTTAACTGATAAGTATGGTGCCAGGATAGTGGCTACAGTGGGTATGATAATAATTGCAGCATCACTCTACCTACTCACTCTCCTGCCTTATAATTTTAACTTAACATCATTTGAATTAATACTATTCCTAAATGGCCTCGGTAATGGTTTATTCAGTTCCCCTAACACAACATCAATAATGAATGCACTTCACCCTAAGGATAGGGGTGCTGGTAATGGTATGAGGCAAACCTTCAGTAACGTAGGCTCCACGATAAGTATGGCAATGTTTTTCTCAATAGCAATGAGCATCTTCTCCCAATACGTACCCGTTAGGATTCATGAAATGGCGTTAAGCTACGGTTTACCCGCAGACATAGCATCCTCCCTCTCAAAGATACCTGCATCAAGCCTACTCTTCGCCGCATTCCTGGGAATTGACCCGGCATCAGTATTACCAAGCACCCTAACGGCTAACCTGCCGGCAAGCATAATGAAGGTCCTGGATTCAAGCACCTTCCTACCGAATGTACTTGGATCACCATTCATGATGGGTTTAAGGATTTCCCTATACATATCCATAGTACTGGTGGTGATAGGAGCAGTACTCTCATACATGAGGGGAGGCAGGTATGTTTACGAGGAAGCTAAGGGGAAGGAAGAAGCCTATACGGCGTAG
- a CDS encoding thioredoxin domain-containing protein, whose amino-acid sequence MNSKVIIIVAVVVAVVAVVLVTSILGIIPLRIPGLSIGKSLPSNGFVYVIGAYPNVPTLVRDVVYGYGLSGLGSGEGVGSLTPNAVQYVLRLVEGGNDYVITYGNPKAPVWLIEFLDPVCPYCAIFDVYNFSQITPLIESGRVYYIAVYFPTHALGYYQAYQQQPNATVLLQAFNDSVALWLQWKCISSVNATQTLSAINETYIADFMYGLVPYVEYNNQAYLIYYPIFSYRLLNSTYYPECKVTLNPTQAVNMTSSAWSQVNNIASLLIPKNLQGSIGTPMFIIMKNPNN is encoded by the coding sequence ATGAATAGCAAAGTAATAATCATAGTAGCAGTAGTGGTTGCTGTAGTGGCGGTAGTGTTAGTAACATCAATACTAGGTATAATACCTTTAAGAATTCCTGGATTAAGCATAGGTAAGTCACTACCCAGTAATGGTTTTGTTTATGTTATTGGTGCTTATCCTAATGTTCCTACTTTGGTTCGTGATGTTGTTTATGGTTATGGGTTGAGTGGTTTGGGTAGTGGTGAGGGTGTTGGTTCATTAACGCCTAATGCTGTTCAGTATGTTTTGAGGCTTGTTGAGGGTGGTAATGATTATGTGATAACTTACGGTAACCCCAAGGCCCCTGTGTGGCTTATTGAGTTCCTAGACCCAGTCTGCCCATACTGCGCTATATTTGATGTTTATAATTTCAGTCAGATAACGCCATTAATTGAGAGTGGGCGAGTCTACTATATTGCGGTGTACTTCCCCACTCATGCATTAGGCTACTACCAGGCTTATCAACAACAGCCTAATGCCACTGTTCTTCTTCAAGCATTCAATGATAGTGTCGCCTTATGGCTTCAATGGAAGTGCATTAGTAGTGTTAATGCCACTCAAACATTGAGTGCCATAAATGAAACATACATCGCCGACTTCATGTATGGTTTAGTACCCTACGTTGAGTATAATAATCAAGCATACTTAATCTACTACCCAATATTCTCCTACCGCCTACTCAACAGTACATACTACCCAGAATGCAAGGTAACGTTAAATCCCACGCAAGCAGTAAACATGACTAGTAGTGCATGGAGTCAAGTCAATAATATAGCATCATTACTCATACCTAAGAACCTCCAAGGCAGCATAGGAACACCAATGTTCATAATAATGAAAAACCCAAACAACTAA
- a CDS encoding AAA family ATPase: MIIKACVGNFKAIGNACVEFSEGLNVIVGPPSSGKSSMLEAITLIMQSRGEDALIIEGRLLMIHDVVDVLRNLDTSSRVTVSLRFSIDDQISSFLKDTGINANSGSITYSYSFIHSSGNVEQEVWLNDNLLVTFGRINDKNMILKPEIIDLCITPYHIMHEDALETCSDPPDSVKVAKAVLFSLRQGLRDRFFFIGENRLAWWKRTFETTVDLLPDYSVGGDAQYTVHQLSRMLTVPSYREQVKEILSEMQSLNVEDVTAGFIAPNRLMGFIKAKGSWGVLYNAGLGVRSILPLIVQLVLAPRGSTIIIDGVDIGLNEESLENVLSAVGKYAKSKDLQIIASSRLRPRVNDAKVIELNNQ, encoded by the coding sequence ATGATAATTAAGGCGTGTGTAGGTAATTTCAAGGCTATTGGGAATGCATGCGTGGAGTTCAGTGAGGGCTTGAACGTAATTGTCGGTCCCCCTTCCAGTGGGAAGTCATCAATGCTTGAGGCGATTACACTCATAATGCAGTCAAGGGGTGAGGATGCATTAATTATTGAAGGTAGGTTATTAATGATTCATGATGTGGTTGATGTGTTAAGGAACCTGGATACCAGTAGTAGGGTTACTGTTAGCCTAAGGTTCAGTATTGATGATCAGATTTCAAGTTTCCTAAAGGATACTGGCATTAATGCTAATTCAGGGAGCATAACCTATAGTTACAGTTTTATTCACTCCTCAGGTAATGTTGAGCAGGAGGTTTGGCTTAATGATAATCTCTTAGTTACCTTCGGTAGGATTAATGATAAGAACATGATACTTAAGCCTGAAATCATAGACTTATGCATAACCCCATACCACATTATGCATGAAGATGCCTTAGAGACATGCAGTGATCCACCTGATTCAGTTAAGGTGGCTAAGGCCGTCTTATTCTCACTAAGACAGGGATTAAGAGATAGGTTCTTCTTCATAGGGGAGAATAGGTTAGCATGGTGGAAGAGGACCTTTGAAACAACAGTTGACTTACTACCAGATTACTCAGTGGGTGGTGATGCACAGTATACTGTTCACCAATTATCAAGAATGCTCACTGTACCAAGCTATAGGGAGCAGGTTAAGGAAATTCTGAGCGAGATGCAGTCCTTAAATGTTGAGGATGTAACAGCCGGCTTCATAGCACCTAATAGGTTAATGGGTTTCATAAAGGCTAAGGGATCATGGGGGGTACTCTACAATGCTGGGTTAGGGGTAAGGTCAATACTACCGCTTATCGTTCAATTAGTCCTAGCCCCCAGAGGCTCCACTATAATAATTGATGGAGTGGACATAGGGCTTAATGAGGAATCACTGGAAAACGTATTAAGTGCAGTGGGTAAGTATGCTAAATCTAAGGATCTTCAGATAATAGCCTCAAGTAGACTAAGGCCGAGGGTAAATGATGCAAAGGTAATTGAGTTGAATAATCAATGA
- a CDS encoding SDR family NAD(P)-dependent oxidoreductase, with the protein MGNETQYKAAFPDLKGKVVIVTGSTRGIGYEIVKLFKEMGSRVVVNARSADEVQTVVKKLNDYVSDGEAIGVAGDVSKYEDCEKIVNETVDKYGKIDVLVNNAGINMIRDSLNLSIDDWERTLRIDLFSAFYMSQLVARTMVAKKVKGSIVNIASMVGPIVALPKRAAYAAAKAGLVGLTRVLAVEWAPLGIRVNAIAPGYIWSSAQEVNIARGEYTRQDIEGRVPMGRYGDAREVAYVAVFLASELASYVTGALITVDGGWTIYGGWERLLRQIQESARQLI; encoded by the coding sequence ATGGGTAATGAAACACAATATAAGGCAGCCTTCCCAGACTTAAAGGGTAAGGTAGTGATTGTTACCGGATCCACTAGAGGGATCGGTTACGAGATAGTTAAGTTGTTTAAGGAAATGGGCTCTAGAGTGGTGGTTAATGCTAGAAGTGCTGATGAGGTTCAAACCGTGGTGAAGAAGCTTAATGATTATGTCAGTGACGGTGAGGCAATAGGTGTGGCAGGTGACGTAAGTAAGTATGAGGATTGCGAGAAAATAGTCAACGAGACCGTGGATAAGTACGGTAAGATAGATGTACTTGTTAATAATGCTGGTATAAACATGATACGTGACAGCCTCAACTTAAGTATTGATGACTGGGAGAGGACACTTAGAATAGACTTATTCAGTGCCTTCTACATGTCTCAATTAGTTGCCAGAACCATGGTGGCTAAGAAGGTTAAGGGATCAATAGTTAACATAGCTTCCATGGTTGGTCCAATAGTGGCTTTACCTAAGCGCGCAGCATACGCAGCGGCTAAGGCTGGCTTAGTTGGATTAACTAGGGTTCTTGCCGTGGAGTGGGCTCCATTGGGGATTAGGGTTAATGCAATAGCTCCCGGTTACATATGGTCCTCAGCCCAGGAGGTTAATATAGCTAGGGGTGAGTACACTAGGCAGGATATCGAGGGTAGGGTACCAATGGGTAGGTATGGTGATGCTAGGGAGGTTGCCTATGTAGCAGTCTTCCTAGCTTCAGAATTAGCCTCATATGTGACCGGCGCGTTAATAACTGTTGATGGTGGCTGGACAATTTATGGTGGCTGGGAAAGATTACTGAGACAGATACAGGAATCCGCAAGGCAATTAATCTAA
- a CDS encoding nucleotidyltransferase family protein has product MNIGAVVTAAGLGTRDGPWTLIFPKALLPLVVKINGITHIRPMLDLIITTLTRVGCSKICITRRSDDDAIVKYTKALWGTFNVDFTIQDEPRGFGDAVYRGLGCLNNVDWVIVHSDDGFMINESSILMNSIKFAADSNIDGLVFVRRVNDPSRYGVLQGFVEEGTGLYRVTEIEEKPKVPKSNLALTAVYLFKYSILTETLRKIEDEGRPIIEFTDAIKQMVQGKAKVMAMEVGPKTWFSIGTPSEYTVVHEIVRDRDLLEII; this is encoded by the coding sequence ATGAATATTGGTGCTGTGGTTACGGCTGCAGGCTTAGGTACTAGGGATGGACCTTGGACACTTATCTTCCCAAAGGCCCTGCTCCCCCTTGTCGTTAAGATAAATGGTATTACTCATATAAGACCTATGCTTGACCTAATAATAACAACACTAACCAGGGTTGGCTGCAGTAAAATATGCATAACCAGGAGGAGCGATGATGATGCAATAGTCAAATACACTAAGGCGCTTTGGGGTACGTTTAACGTAGATTTCACCATCCAGGATGAACCAAGGGGTTTCGGTGACGCCGTATATAGGGGGTTAGGGTGCCTTAATAATGTTGATTGGGTTATAGTTCATTCTGATGATGGATTCATGATTAATGAAAGCTCAATACTAATGAATTCCATTAAATTCGCCGCCGATAGTAATATTGATGGATTAGTATTCGTTAGGAGGGTTAATGACCCAAGCAGGTACGGTGTACTGCAGGGGTTTGTTGAGGAGGGAACAGGCCTCTACAGGGTTACTGAGATTGAGGAGAAGCCTAAGGTACCTAAGTCAAACTTAGCCTTAACAGCAGTGTACTTATTCAAGTACAGCATATTAACTGAGACGTTAAGGAAGATTGAGGATGAGGGTAGGCCAATCATTGAATTCACCGATGCCATTAAGCAAATGGTACAAGGTAAAGCCAAGGTAATGGCTATGGAAGTGGGGCCGAAGACCTGGTTCAGTATAGGTACACCAAGCGAGTACACTGTGGTTCATGAGATTGTGCGCGATAGGGATTTACTGGAGATTATTTAG
- a CDS encoding Fur family transcriptional regulator, with protein MSEDLANLLRSRGLKVTPQRIAILKLLSSGGHYTIEHVHDKLRDIEPGISISTVYNTLSTLTRLGVLRSFEANGKTWYEIAKHPHLNVICENTGQIIDIDVDLTWIMDELMRRGIKVKDLNIIVNGDCSKMEGK; from the coding sequence ATGAGTGAAGACTTGGCAAATCTCCTACGGAGTAGAGGATTGAAGGTGACGCCGCAGAGGATTGCCATACTTAAGTTACTGAGCAGTGGTGGGCACTACACTATTGAGCATGTTCATGATAAATTAAGGGATATTGAACCTGGTATAAGTATCTCTACTGTCTATAATACTTTAAGCACATTAACCAGGCTTGGTGTTCTAAGGTCCTTTGAAGCTAATGGTAAGACCTGGTACGAAATAGCTAAGCACCCGCATTTAAACGTCATATGTGAGAACACTGGGCAAATAATTGATATTGATGTTGACTTAACTTGGATTATGGATGAATTAATGCGTAGGGGGATTAAGGTTAAGGACCTAAACATTATTGTTAATGGGGACTGCTCTAAGATGGAGGGGAAGTAG
- a CDS encoding rubrerythrin family protein, translating to MANKIPKGTKTYENLKAAFQGESMANRRYLYYARLARQKGLNDIAEVFEKTANAETGHAFGHLMYLGVDPVAEIEINTIEDALKASIYGETYEWTQMYPAFAKVAREEGFLEVAEWLEAVAKVERFHANRFNEALEKYYKSAGVKTEVEDETLGRL from the coding sequence ATGGCGAATAAAATCCCTAAGGGTACGAAAACGTATGAAAACCTGAAGGCCGCATTCCAAGGTGAATCAATGGCAAATAGAAGATACCTATATTACGCTAGGCTAGCTAGGCAGAAGGGGCTTAATGATATCGCCGAGGTCTTTGAGAAAACAGCTAATGCTGAAACCGGGCATGCGTTTGGTCACTTAATGTACCTAGGTGTGGATCCAGTGGCTGAGATTGAGATAAACACCATTGAAGATGCCTTAAAGGCATCAATATATGGTGAAACCTACGAGTGGACTCAAATGTACCCGGCTTTCGCTAAGGTTGCCAGGGAGGAGGGATTCCTAGAGGTTGCTGAGTGGCTTGAGGCTGTGGCTAAGGTTGAGAGATTCCACGCAAACAGGTTTAATGAGGCACTTGAGAAGTACTATAAGTCAGCTGGAGTTAAAACTGAGGTAGAGGACGAAACATTAGGTAGACTGTAA
- a CDS encoding DUF3501 family protein, protein MQSRLMNLISKIYTPSQYSSIREEVYRLISEYKRSRYVPINERVTVLFEDAATVWFQIEETAYLEGVDDINVVREAVKTYAPMVPGSNELTITVFININNYDELRNLLPKYNGIEKSIKLVINNVELEATPIYPEDYAPGSLPRSIHYLKVTGKGLDDLIKSSNSVKLRITHPMVNKEVTLSNDSLEAIRASLKGINWVI, encoded by the coding sequence ATGCAGAGTAGATTAATGAACCTTATTTCAAAAATATACACCCCCTCCCAATACTCATCAATCAGGGAGGAGGTTTACAGGCTTATCTCAGAGTATAAGAGGAGTAGGTATGTTCCAATCAATGAAAGGGTAACCGTACTCTTCGAGGATGCGGCAACAGTCTGGTTCCAAATAGAGGAGACGGCTTACTTAGAGGGTGTTGATGATATTAACGTTGTTAGGGAGGCTGTTAAGACATATGCTCCCATGGTGCCGGGAAGTAATGAATTAACTATCACGGTTTTCATAAACATAAATAATTACGATGAATTAAGAAACCTACTACCGAAGTACAATGGTATTGAGAAGTCAATTAAACTAGTAATCAATAACGTTGAATTAGAGGCGACTCCAATTTATCCTGAGGATTACGCACCAGGATCATTACCAAGGAGTATTCATTACCTTAAGGTCACTGGTAAAGGACTTGATGATTTAATTAAATCAAGCAATAGTGTTAAACTTAGGATTACTCATCCAATGGTTAATAAGGAGGTTACCTTAAGTAATGACTCATTAGAGGCTATTAGGGCGTCATTAAAGGGCATTAACTGGGTCATTTAA
- the thiE gene encoding thiamine phosphate synthase, translating into MRLPKGIYGITDDSYNVKNHVDAAKVFLEGGVRIIQYRRKEGSIRQMLNEAKEIRKLCNQYGAVMIVDDRVDIAVLSDADGVHVGLEDAPVDEVKRRFSGIIIGASASTVDEAKEGEKAGADYLGAGSIFPSPTKPDYRILGLEGLRRVVQSVSIPVYAIGGVTLESIPAIKATGAWGAAVISGILAAKDPLEMAKRFVKAWDEA; encoded by the coding sequence GTGAGATTACCTAAGGGCATATACGGTATAACTGATGACTCATATAATGTTAAGAACCATGTGGATGCAGCCAAGGTGTTCCTAGAGGGGGGTGTGAGGATAATTCAGTATAGGCGTAAGGAGGGTAGCATAAGGCAGATGCTTAATGAGGCTAAGGAGATTAGGAAACTGTGTAATCAATATGGAGCAGTAATGATAGTTGATGATAGGGTTGACATAGCGGTACTCTCTGATGCTGACGGCGTCCACGTGGGTTTGGAGGATGCACCAGTGGATGAGGTTAAGAGGAGGTTTAGTGGAATTATAATCGGGGCAAGCGCAAGCACTGTTGATGAGGCTAAGGAGGGGGAGAAGGCTGGTGCAGATTACTTAGGTGCAGGCTCCATATTCCCAAGCCCCACTAAACCGGACTACAGGATACTTGGACTTGAGGGATTAAGAAGAGTCGTCCAATCCGTTAGTATACCGGTATACGCAATAGGTGGTGTAACCTTAGAATCCATACCAGCCATAAAGGCCACTGGGGCTTGGGGTGCCGCAGTGATTTCAGGAATATTAGCGGCAAAGGATCCCTTGGAAATGGCTAAGAGGTTTGTTAAGGCTTGGGATGAGGCTTAA
- the thiM gene encoding hydroxyethylthiazole kinase — protein MWLSDEFPRDLKTLRDRKPLVHHFMNFVVMNDAANVTLAIGASPIMAHAKEEVEELASKANALYINIGTLDEYWVESMIIAGKAASRNNVPILLDPVGAGATRYRTEVVKRILSETEVSVVKGNGGEMLALAGVTGGVKGVDSIVNATMDTAVKIAEEYGVTAVITGPWDYVSDGVRKVIVKNGTPLLQYVTGSGCMVGSVIASFMAINRDFVKASVEGLVAFEIAAEKAEAKSKAPGTFKQYLIDELFNLTGDDYVKMAKVEVVQ, from the coding sequence ATGTGGTTAAGCGACGAGTTTCCAAGGGACCTAAAAACCCTTAGGGATAGGAAACCACTGGTACATCATTTCATGAACTTCGTTGTAATGAATGATGCAGCCAACGTCACCTTAGCCATAGGTGCATCACCAATAATGGCTCATGCAAAGGAGGAGGTTGAGGAATTAGCCAGTAAGGCTAATGCACTATACATAAACATAGGCACACTAGATGAGTATTGGGTTGAATCAATGATAATTGCAGGCAAGGCAGCTAGTAGAAATAATGTTCCAATACTCCTAGATCCAGTGGGCGCTGGGGCCACTAGGTATAGGACTGAGGTTGTTAAACGCATATTAAGTGAAACTGAGGTATCAGTGGTTAAGGGTAATGGAGGTGAAATGCTAGCCCTAGCCGGTGTAACAGGTGGCGTCAAGGGGGTTGATTCAATAGTCAACGCAACAATGGATACGGCGGTTAAGATTGCTGAGGAATACGGTGTAACAGCAGTGATTACTGGTCCATGGGATTACGTATCAGATGGTGTTAGGAAGGTCATTGTTAAGAATGGTACACCACTACTCCAATACGTAACCGGCTCCGGCTGCATGGTTGGTTCAGTTATAGCAAGCTTCATGGCGATTAACAGGGATTTCGTTAAGGCTTCAGTAGAGGGACTGGTTGCCTTTGAAATAGCTGCTGAGAAGGCTGAGGCTAAGAGTAAGGCACCTGGTACATTTAAACAGTACCTAATTGATGAGTTATTTAACCTAACCGGTGACGATTACGTTAAAATGGCTAAGGTAGAGGTGGTTCAGTGA